GACATGACGATGgtgaaactgtttttttttcttttttctttataatCTATACAACATCAAGTAATTATTCTTTGAGATTTCTATATTATTTTATTCCATGTGCAACAATAGATTTGATTGGGGAATAAGGGATGTGGTAACATTTGAATTTACTCCTCAACTACATGAGATACGACCGTTACCTGGTGTCTGCTTGTCTTTAAAAACAGAGAGCCCAGCAGCGGTGGCGTGCTCTGTGGAGTGATGAGGATCGGACTCGTGGCCAAAGGCCTCCTGATCAAAGGAGACATGGACCTGGAGCTGGTGCTGATGTGCAGAGacaaacccacacagacacTGCTGGACACTGTCTGTCACAATTTGCCCACACAGATAGAGGTTagaaacacacatcaacaccgATGCTTGTATGCAGCACACAATGCTGCTTTTTGAGTCTCTGTCTTTTGTTTTCTCAAACACGCACTCGCTGGCAAACATACTGCTAACACACGTCACATCTCAGCCTTGCATTGAACCTTCAGTCTGAGTCTTCCAAATCGGTGctcagggtcgtccttcaatcggaCGATCGGTGGttttgatccccggctccgcgagtccatgtcgatgtgtccttgggcaagacacttaaccccataattgctcccgtagctgtgtcgACCGTGTGTAAAAGTTAGCTACTgatgatgtgcaggtggaacctgctcccatcagtgtgtgaatgggtgaatgatgttgtgttaaagtgctttgagtggagATACATGACATATTTTCATAGTTTCTACATGCTGTGGCTTTCACTCTTGGACTTCCAAAATTAAGTATATAGACAATGACTTAGGAGTGACACAAGGTGTTTAAGAACACTAAAAGTCCAAGAGTGAAAGCCACAGCATGTAGAAATTATGAAAATATGTCATGCCTATTTTCTTCCTTctgtaaatggtaaatggacctgaaattgtaaagcgcttttctagtcttcgaccactcaaagcactttaacacgacattacatcattcacccatatatatatatatagacaatgACTGCTCTTCACATGGCCAACTAATGCAAAAAATATTCAATGAATAGATTTTTCCCCTGTGCCTTTTTGTTAATTGTCTTTAGTAGTTAAGTGGTGTGAGAGAGGTAACAacattacatgtgtgtgtgtgtgtgtgtggacgcgcAGAGAAGTAATCTCATGTCTTGGCTCAGTAAACAGAGATTTTCTCATCAAGGCTAAATGGGATGTAGTCATGTTTTTACCTGTGGGGCTAATGTGTGTTTAGAAGTGTGTTAGTGGGCGGAACTGCAGGTTGTTTTGAGAGTTGAGaagatatgttgttgttgttgttgttgttatctcattaattatttaaatgcagGACTGTATCAAGTATCAAAAGTGTCCGTTGGGAAAAAGCAATGGGAGCTGAataaagcatgtgtgtgtgtatagatggaCAATGTATCAAGTGGATGTGTGGCACTGAGGAAGAGGATAAGAGCTTATACTAAACACCATTACTTTCTTCTTATCCAATGCGTTTCACACCTTTCCTTTCGTAACCTTCATTTATTTGCATGTTGTCACAAAATCTAGTGTTGGTACATATGtgacttttaaaatgtgtgtttttcgcCCATTATTTTGTGTGGACCAGCTAAGTTTGATTTCAAAATCTTGCTTTGCATCAAGATATCAGTCACACCTTGGAGACCAAAACAACCACATTTCAAAATATCGAGCGATCATCAGTTTCTGTCATGAttcatttgatatttcttttatcACACATGGTCATGTTGCTGCAGCATCTTGAAGCAGActcagatttattttcatttttcatctGCACGGAGTCATGTTGTGACCTCGGCCGCTCTGACCTTCTAGTTATGTTCGTTTGACACGTGACAGAAGCTGACGGAAGAGAAATATGAGGTCACAAGCTCCTTGCCAGAGGCGGCCATCTTGGTACGAACTACAACCGACCCAAACCTCACACTGACAATTATCCTCACCTCGCCGTCGATgagggaagacgaggaggaagaagaggaggaggaggaagaagaagaagaggaggaggaggagttggagaATGGGGAGGAAAgacgagaggagaaggaggaagaggaggagaagaagaaagtggatgatgaaaaggaggagcaggagaagcagaATGGGCgaggtaggaacacacacacatttcagatTTTCCCTATTTCTCACTAAACACCCCAACACGTGATTTCATTTTATGATGTACTTGTATATGTAATAGAACAGTTGTATTTCCCTCAACGAGAGATATGACCTCATAAACTGAAGCTGACGCGAGACCAGACGGCTGCAGGATGCTGAAACACACATGACGTGTTCAGTCTAACAtcagccccccgccccccagtaGCAGGAACTGATGATAAGTGGTTGTGGGAGGTGGGACGGCACGGCCAGCAGGCCAGCCAAATCAATAACTGAGCAGTAGCAAGCTGCTCATCCATCCTGTGGCTGCCGTCCAACTAGACACTCGggtgctcagagagagagatgaaagataGCGCGAAGGTTAGCCGTACATCATGCCACGGGCCACGCCAAGCTGGAGAGGGCCGCTCACATTTTCCTCCCTCGCACATCAAGAagagcacacagacacagacaccagCCGGGTCCGTGTCGAGTCGCCAGCGGGGGAATCCGGGTTACCGTGCTCTTTGGGCTCAGATGCAGGTCCCTGCTTTGTGGggtcacagagagaaagagggggggggggctgtgctgTGACGGTACATTTgtggaggattttttttctatAAGACTTAAAGTAAGtaaggattcaattcaattcagtttatttgtatagcccaatttcacaaattacaaatttgtgtCTCAGCttgtttataatctgtacacatagacatctgcCCCCAAAATCACATCATCGgaccaaaaaaaacccaaaattcagaaaaaaaaaaaaaggaaaaagagaaggagagcagagaggaggatccctctccctgatgcagatgaatagatgtaatgtgtacagaaggagaaTTTAGAGTTAAAAGATTTAAATGATTATGATAGTATGATAATATGAAATAGTAATAGTATTCGCGATGGGACCAGAccccgatccatcaggcagatgggggggaggagggcgggaggAGGTGGGAACAGGACAGTGGCGGTGTCTCAAAGAGAATTTCCACGACCCAgcagatccatcaggcagagatGTCTTTACATCACCGGGTGAGATGATGTGTACCCCATGAGCAAGGACTTCCGGGAAGAAAGCAGAGCAAAGTTAGTgatgagagagatgaaaagatgagagaaagagaggaggaaaaggagaaaaCTAGATGGGTACTCAGTcccatcctaaaacgtccccgcagcaGCAAGCCTATAGCAGAGGACCAGGGCTGGCCCCAAACcaattcagccctaactataagctctgtcaagagggaaggtcttaagtctactctgtGTCTGACTGACTGTGTTTCGACTGAAATTGAAAATGGTTCCATAAAGCTTGATAACCAAATTGATAACTAAGCCATTGGCTTAAGACTTTTTTccctctaggaactacaagtctctacgcatttagtgagcgagctcagCAATAGCAATATGTACGCACAGCTCCCAATATGATAAgctcaatcaaccaatcaagggttaagagagaaagagaagaggttaagtttgatttttgattttacagagccagtgcagagcagcagctgcagcatgaGTGAtgtcttagttttagtgagaacacgagctgcagcattctggatcaactgaggagagagagagattagagagagagaactgggcTGAGTAACAGGGTTGCAATCTAGTCCAGTCTCTCCGCGTGAACCAGTTGAACCAATTCTGCATCTTTTGGAtttttttgatttgatttttgaaatattatgaAAGAAAAGAATGCAGAgattgagatttgctttacgtgggagttaggacaagtcccgattTAAAGGACCAAGAGATTTCTTTTATGTGTGATGGTTGCTTACCATGGCAATGCcggaatccacatcaccagacaattgatctctgaggtgctcagggccgctgaaatttaattaatttttgtcAGTTGTCTGTCATCATcgagttgcaggtcatccatgtttttatgtctttaagacatgcttgaattttacagagttggatATGATGATAAGCTTAGAGCGCTGAGTGAGGGTTCAGCGAGCAGAGCCTTGGAAGAGCAGTGGGAGGACAAACACGATAATGATCCTCTAGCATCAGAGAGGTCCCGCGTGAGGCCCCAGCTGTGATCCCGCTGACGCAGTTACACATCACGTAGaaatgcaaatacacacactacGGGATGCATTAGACAGCGGGGGAGCGACACTGCAACAACGACCGGATGAGTTCAGGATAGCGTGACGTAGATGTGCTGCACACTgcacacattttacatttcaaCTCGATATTGCTTCAGGGAAGGATTTTCTTCTCAAGGGAGAGTGATTCAGAAAATGTTTACCCAGTCGTGTTTTTAGAGAGCAAAAGGGCTCTTTAGTGTGTTTTATGTCACTTCCactaggcccccccccccccccacacacaagaAACCCTCTTCAGAAACCCATGTAACCACACTCATTCATACACAGCTGCATTTGATTCAGCCCGCCTTGCACATCAGATATCCCGGATACTAAAGTAGCAGAATTAGTGAGCTCGTCGTACCTCAACCATTGGGATGTGCTTGGCAGCGTGAATCAAATGCTCACACATAAAAAGTGCGAGAATGCTCCTCTTCTTACCAACCCGATGCTCCGACTAAACCCTGCCTGGATCCCTCCTGTGTTGTGTTTGTCTGAGACTGGTTCAAACTATCTgagattgttttttcttttcttttcttttcagttcTACTTTAGGAGCGCTTGATTCTGTGTTTGCCCAGACAAGGAGTTGATTTGTTTTCTCTGCAACACATTTCTTTGAGCCTGTGAAATCAAGTGCACCTGAAGTAAtccagaagaaaaataaaacttcTATTTTGACTCCTGCTTGGTGCGGATTGgatcaaaataaatgaaatcctCCTCAAATACATACGGGAGAGATTGATTTACCTTGTTGGGCACAGCGAGATGAATGGACGTGTCCCAACAATGCCCACACATTAAATCAAACACTCCTTCGGTATTTGTTTGATGTATGTCTTTGGGGGGGCTCTCCATCCCAAAAAGTTGTCCCTTTCTTCATGACCCCAGTTGCTCTCCTCTTCACTGACATGTCAGCGACTGGATGGATGAAAACTACGTCGTCACCATTGAAAAGTGTGATTCATTTTCAacacatgtactgtatgtatacgGGGGATCGTGCATCCTGTATTACTACGTGCTTAAGATGTCAACATGTGATGCAGTTAACACATGGTCGACTTATCGCCGTGTTGAAAATGACACATGGATCATAGTGAGCTGGTTGTTCTGTGCATCCATCACAGAGCTGTGACCTGTAGAGTCGCTGCTTTCTACAAGGAGGGGAACAACTTCATGGCATGAAAAGCACCTTGTTTGTTCCACAATatccatgcatgtgtgtgtgtgcatgtgtgcattcaCACTCATTGTCAAGTGGGTctgcacacactcactcgcacacagttcaaacacacacacacactcagacatgacgtgtgtgtgtgtttgacgttCTCTATATTGGGTTATTGTTTTGTGGCAGTGTTGGGTGCTGCTGCGCAGAGAgtggaggctgaggaggaggaggagggggaggtgctGGATAGACACAGATGTCTGTTGGCCCTGGCAGCGCTGCGACACACCAAGTGGTTCCAGGTCGGCACccactcacttcctgtcttcctgCCCGATGCTTATTGTAGCCTGACGATTCACCCAGAGGGCACAGACTCACTGCCAGCTAATGCTGCGGTGCTAATTGTCAGATCAGTCTGGAAACACGACTAGTTATGAGTTTTAATTTACATGTTCGAATCATGACAAAGTATCTTCAAGTTGAAGGAAATACGGCTGATAAACATGTGGTTGTGTGCACGCCATCACCAATTCCGTCGAGCAAGATTTGTCTTTAGAATTATTCCAAAAAGTGGAGTTTTTTTTAACTCCACCCACAGTAGTGCAGTATATGAACTGGCAAAAAGATTATTGTTAGAAGAATCGTAAGGCTACAAAAGCAATGattaatacatgtttttatttttggctaTTATGTGATCCTGCCTGCTCTGTTCAGTATGTCAGTGCTTCCCTTTGAGTCCCCTCCCATACTCCCTCCCATCTATCTCCCAACTCACGTACCTTACTGACAACATCTTACCTTCAGAATGTAGGCCTTTTTATATCTGAGAGGAAGACATTGAATAAAACAAGATTAGTGAATTCATCCTCTGTGGGGGTTTTGACAGAAACTATCACTTTCATTATGTGGCGTTGTCATGTGAAGCAgactgtttacctgaatgtGTTTGCTCAAATACCACTCCCTCTTTCTGTTTAATCTTCCTTCTTGCATCCCTCCaccttttcccttttctcccCTCGATCTCTCTCAGGCTCGAGTGAACGGGCTCAAGTCCTGCGTTATCGTTCTCAGGATACTCAGAGACATGTGCAATAGACACCCCGTCTGGGAACCTCTCAAGGGATGGGTGAGTCACCGCCCGTGTTTGAGTGTTAATCCtctgaaataaaaagaaagtgtTCAGCCCCCTTGAACTTTCATTCATTTTTACGTCACCCTGCTGTGATGGAAGGTTCCTATTTTTATTGAAATCTGAAGAGGTGTGCTCAAACATCACCCATAAGGGAACCATGTGGCCCAGACGAGGCTAAAGGATTCCAGTGGACACCATAAAACTCATTAATATCGGATTGATAGAAGTGCTTTTAATTTTGTTAGCGAGAAAGATCAATTGCGTGTTCACCTGTctttataagtgtgtgtgtctgtgtgtgtgtgtgtgttcttgcagCCCTTGGAGCTTGTCTGCGAGAAGGCAATAGCCACCTGCAACAGACCTCTCGGGGCTGGTGAAGCCCTGCGTCGAGTCATGGAGTGTCTGGCCTCAGGAATACTGCTCCCAGGTACGGCTTCACGGGGGAATGCTGGATACACACCGCGGGAACGATGGATGTATGGAGGCTCTGCTCGGCACATCTCTGAGCTGTTGCCCTCTAAGAGAGGTCGATGTGTGACCCAGCAGAGCACAGCTGTCTGAGGAAAGTCATTATTACAAGAGCATCTTAATTAGAAGCAGCTGGAGGGTTTTTCATCGTGTTGTACACTCTTGGCAAGTATGGGAAAGCTGAATTTCATTTTACTTGATTGAAATTTCATTTGGATGCTAGAAGATATAATAAATATCTTTGATGAGGGAAAAGAGCAGTGTTTTTAATGTCAAATTTTAATAGAATAGAATTAATTTACAGGTGAACAAAGTGCTACCCTGGCAGTAGAATTTTAACTGATAGATATAACGCAAATGTGGAGCAATTAGTGGATGAAGACTTTTACCTTTTTTAACTAAGTGACTGGTTTGAATACCTCACAGCCTGTTTGTCCCGTTACATacctaactctctctctctctctcggcttcCCCAAGGTGGTCCTGGTTTACATGACCCATGTGAGAAAGAGCCAACAAACACATTAGCCAACATGACCGATCAGCAGGCTGAGGCCATTACCTAccgtgcacaggtacacacacacacacacaacccccccccccccacacacacacacacacgtgtgtcagCTTAAAGACACAGTTGTTATCACCCAGCTGCCCTCGCCCTGAGCTGTCAGTGCGTGGGAATCTGTAAGCAACACGCCTATTACCAGACAGAAATACCCCATCACCACCCTAACCACACAaacagcatgcacacacacacacttcagaaaAGACCGATGTGGAGCTGCATTTTAATGATTGGTGTGGGAAGCTATTGTAAGCCATAAATCCATCTCTGACACCGCCGAGGACAGTACTTGTGCGCATGCACTTTGGGCGTGCATGCCGTCATGTCCTCCTtctcaaacgcacacacacacacacacacacacacacacacacacctagacacacactcGTCTGAGCAGGGCAGCCTCTGAGCCGCATGGCTTAGTGAATCCTGCCGTCCATTTCCTTTGAAGGCAGCTTGAACGAGGCTGGAATGTCAATGGGGATAATTGTATTGGAGCAGATACAAGAGCAGATATTAGAGAGGGAGCTGTTCTGTCAATGAGCGACACCGAGCCTCATGAATATCGGAGACACTCCACTTCCCGAATGGTTTTTATTAGCAGAGCCACTTTGGCCCATTCTGGTTATCTTCCTGATTGTTTGTGTACAGTAGATTGAgatacattaacacacacacacacacacacacacacactgttcactATCTTTGAGTACAAACCTGATTCTCTGTTTTGCAAGATaactcttcttttatttttataaatatgtcgCCATTCATTAATGTACAGACATGTAGTTTTCATTTACATATGTACACCTGTGCCCATGTGCTTCTATGTTTAGACTCGGCCTCTTGATATCTGTGAAGATGAATATCATTACATCAGTCTGAATACTCTAGATGAACTTCTTCACTGTCTGTTATTAAACCAGAATTCACCACCTTTGTCCTACATTAGCAGCTTCACTTCAAATTGAATGGAAATGCTCCACCATAATTTCAGTGCAAAAAGAACAGCATGgattcatcttcctcttcatgaGGCAAGATAAATGTCTGCTGTAAACCAGAATATGCGACCACAAATCTTCTATACATCTTGAATACATGTAGCAAAGGGTATTCATTTTGCATGGGTCTGTTATTATTGCTTTACTCACTCAACAGGACGTCTTCTGGTTGGAGGAAGTGGGCATTTAGGAGGCAGGGAAGGGCTAAGAAACATTCCTAAATTGTTGGATATGCCAGTATAAGAACAGCAAACTATTTGATTATAAATGTCCATACTGTCATAAAGGTTTGAATTTGAATGCGTCTTCTCAACTTTTTCTTTATTGTCTCCGGTGCTTTACGTCCAACAGCAAGCTCTCCGACTCATGGCGTTCGGACATGTCTACAAGGTGTTGGAGATGGAGCCTCTTCCCTCAAATAAACCGTCGCAGAAATATCCTTGGTCTGATAAAGAAGGTGTGTCTACACGCCTGTCCGATCAGTCTACCTCCCCctgtgcatctctctctctctcttctgtccaaTATATCCTCCACGTGTCTGTCCTTGTCTGTGCCTGATTATTTGTCTTTATGTTACCATTTTCCCTTTTGTCTCTGTTTGTGAAAAGGCTTTTTCGTCAGTCCGTCTTTCTTACATGAAACCTCCAGCATTCAGGCAGCTGGCGTTCGGTCATAGGTTGGACTTCCCATCAAATCTTTTCACACGTGACCTTTCTGGATgcatttggtgttttttttattttttataaatcagCACTGACAGCGCTGTCAATATTTCCAGCATGTGACGCACCACAATAATATGATGTTTCGCCTGCTTTTTTTTCCACTGTGAACGTCGCACCAAAAACCCTGGTAGTCTTTTCGAGACGTGCGTCGTTTATTGAGGACTCTTTCTGCTTTTGTTCATTTTTGGCAAATTCTCAAGGCGACTTTCATGGAAAATCAATTCACGTTTTTTGTTGCCTCGTGATGCTGACATGGCACATTTACAAAGCATTTACCGATTTAATGTGCACGCAAGAAAGAAGCTTCTATGTCTCCCCCATGGTTTGGCTCTTTGCTGGTCTGCCCGTTCATCTTCTCTGGCTTCATCCATCTCAATGCTTCTTCTCACATATTGCTTCTTTTCTGGGCCTTCGTCTCCCTTTCTTCTGTCACACATAAGGacttttgtttgtgttcataATAATATCCCTTGTAGTCACTGATTGATTCGTAAATCAatgtttgtctctctccctcaggcTTAGGTCTAAAGAGGCCGTACGAGGATGGAGCAATGGATGACAAGGATCTCAtcaagaagatgaagaggaatcTGAGGAAAGGTGAGcgagagggaaggaaagaacGAACCATTTAAACCTGTTTCTCGTGCTTTTACTGTTATTTCACAccaattattttacattttattctgaTTCAAACCACAAAAAACAAAGTAGCGTAATACTTAGAGATGGAAGCAATCATATTCTGTTGTCCGCAGACCAGCATTGCTTCTCTATGTTTTCCCCGTCTGCTACTCGCCACATTCCTTTCATTCCTCGTAAGGCAGATCAATAGTATTGATTGCTAACGTTTTAGTAGGCCACCCAACCCTCCACAGCTCTTTCTTCATACAAGGAGAAGATGATCCACGCCTaatggagacagagaggcatTTTTAGATATTGGCAAACGCAAGGAAAGTGATTGAAAGAGAACGAAAATAGAGAGGCATTTTTATTCATCATGAAAACAACCGGCGAGTGcgctaaaaaaaaacttttagaaaatgtgatttatttcCTACAATAGCTGTGAATTGGCCAAGTCTGTCCAATTGCAAATGAATAATTGGTACACCTTCTACAAAACCTTATGAAATCTATCCTAATAGGCTCTACTTTCACCTGTAACCACATCTCCTCCATTGTTTTGCATTAGTCCTGGACAGTAAAGCCATAGACTCCAACCAGCCAATGAATGCCCTGATGCGGTTGAACCAGATCCGGCCGGGGCTGCAGTACCGCCTGCTGTCCCAGTCGGGCCCGGTTCACGCTCCAGTCTTCACCATGTCTGTGGATCTGGATGGCACCATTTATGAAGCATCTGGATCCTCCAAGAAGACCGCCAAGCTCCACGTCGCTGTCAAGGTAAGGAGGAACATGAAtgggaagtgtgtgtttgtgtgtgtgtgtgttatgtgtgtgcaaCTGACAGGTGAAGAACGTCCTCTCTGATTTATTTAGTGCTTATTTGGACATGCTGTTTGTTCACACAACAGCGAAATGATCAAATACCCGTGAATAAAAAAGGCTACCGGGGGAACTTTCCAAGCTCCAGCTGCAGCCCAAACCTGTGTGTATCTATGAatatgtttgtgtctctgtgcgcgtgtgtgtatgcatttgCATGTGTGTACTTTGAGGGATGGAGGTGGGCAAATACATGTAATCCCAAAGTGGTTGTGGACAAAGAGGCTCTCCAGAGCAGTCAGAGCCCGGATAATCCGCTCTCCGCTCCATTTCCATAAAAGgcccttccccccccttttccattcttcttcttatcactctctttctttctctcatgtACTGCCCTTTTgatctccctttctctctccgctGTACTCACTGACTGACATATTGTTATGGCTTTATTGTACTTAAAGTGTGTATGCTGCTGTATCCAGTAAAATTGTTTTGATAAAAAATTATAGTAATTTGTGTAATGAACACATTTACAGATAGGGATGCATTTCCTGTCCACGCATGTTTCTTTCTTATTGCGCAGCTCTCTTCCTTTATGGATATTAATGCCAATGAAGTATGCTCAAAACAAAGCCATCACACCAAAAGGGTTATACATGTGCCGCTTTCAAAATCCTCATCCAATTCAGTGTTATTGTATGACATGGGTTGTGTATAAGTACAGATCGAACACAACGTTTTTCTTTTAgtcactttgtttttttttatatcaacgAAAACAACAGGGGCAAAagtaaatactttatttttggCCCGCACAAAGCAGCAACATACAAGTCTGTTTTCCTCCCAattcccttttccccttttaatatcatcttcctcctccaggttctcCAGGCGATGGGCTACCCGACAGGTTTTGACTCAGACCTGGACCCCATGAGTTCAGACGAGAAGTCGGACGGTGAGGGGAAGAGCGAGACGTCGTCACACACGAGCAATAACCCCAAACACTCCACGGACGGTTCCAACACACTGGAGGTAGGGATTGAGATACGTGTGCTGCTACACAAATGCATTCACTAAGTTAAAATCCTTTTAAATCTAAAACTGACAAAGTGATTAACATGCGACAGTCTCTGGTTTAAGGACCTAAAAGGTATCCACACTGTGTTATATCTTTACGCCCAGTCTGCCAGGTTTACTCTACACCGTATATTCTCTAATATGGAAgataatgtatatttaaatcatCTTTTCTCACTCTCCAGGTGCGAACTCAGGGTCCCATACTGACAGCAAGTGGGAAGAACCCCGTCATGGAGCTCAACGAGAAGAGACGAGGCCTCAAATATGAACTCATCTCTGAAAGTGGAGGCAGCCACGACAAACGCTTTGTTATGGAGGTGAAAGCTCCGTGTACACACAGTCTGACTCTGAAGAACAatataagtacacacacacatgagctttAGCCCttgggagacacacacagagactcagccacacacacacacacacacacacaggctgaaaACCGGGAACGTCAATCAGTCAATCTGCTTCCTGGAGCAGGCCTGTTCTCCGTGGGGTGTGTTGTTTTCCGACATGCTCCATTGCTCTGCTGATTGATTAGCCGGCCTACTTGACAGCAGGGCCTCGCTAAACAAGCCGTCTTGTTCAGTCGGGCTGACTTACTGATGACTGATAAACGCATCTGGGCTAAATGATTGTAGGATTAGGTTAGTTTGAACAGAGCTACAACATAACATATGAAACCACTAATAGCAATTAgaattagaatagaaaataccTTTGACTTTTTACTGGATGCCCATGTGTTCTTTGTCTCCTGTAATTATCCGACTGACATTCAacattctgtgtgtgtccatgtcagGTGGAGGTTGATGGACAGAAGTTTCGTGGGGCAGGCCCCAATAAAAAAGTAGCAAAGGCCAGCGCTGCGCTGGCAGCTCTGGAGAAGCTCTTCTCTGGCCCCAACGCTGCtgcaaacaagaaaaagaagatattgCCTCAGGTGAAGAGATATACGAATACAatacaaactacacacagagGGAACTGTTTCAGTTTGGagaattgatatatatatatatatataatttttttttttagatatatatgtgtatatatatatatatatgtatatatatacacgtgtgtatatatgtatatatatacatatatatatatggatacatattatatttttagtaattttagttatttctATTGTATAGCTTCTagaatgttttaattatgtgatgtaGTGTCTTTAAGtactttgaaaagcgctatattatattgtatgcattattatattattattattacggtttacatatatacatatatttagaaatatatggCTAAAtattatatcaaaatatatatttctgtgtatgtttattagtgctgtgaaaaataacgcgttaactcagttaatccaattacaggtttaactagtttttttttttacgcatttaacgcatgcgcagaatgagcttccaatccgtctgt
The window above is part of the Pseudoliparis swirei isolate HS2019 ecotype Mariana Trench chromosome 15, NWPU_hadal_v1, whole genome shotgun sequence genome. Proteins encoded here:
- the strbp gene encoding spermatid perinuclear RNA-binding protein isoform X3, with product MAKHSTIYPSSHELEAVQTLVSTVEGALKHVSDWLDQSSSNVHSQVDGQPADRTEEAATGDEPSNETEDSPDSYREPSSGGVLCGVMRIGLVAKGLLIKGDMDLELVLMCRDKPTQTLLDTVCHNLPTQIEKLTEEKYEVTSSLPEAAILVRTTTDPNLTLTIILTSPSMREDEEEEEEEEEEEEEEEEELENGEERREEKEEEEEKKKVDDEKEEQEKQNGRVLGAAAQRVEAEEEEEGEVLDRHRCLLALAALRHTKWFQARVNGLKSCVIVLRILRDMCNRHPVWEPLKGWPLELVCEKAIATCNRPLGAGEALRRVMECLASGILLPGGPGLHDPCEKEPTNTLANMTDQQAEAITYRAQQALRLMAFGHVYKVLEMEPLPSNKPSQKYPWSDKEGLGLKRPYEDGAMDDKDLIKKMKRNLRKVLDSKAIDSNQPMNALMRLNQIRPGLQYRLLSQSGPVHAPVFTMSVDLDGTIYEASGSSKKTAKLHVAVKVLQAMGYPTGFDSDLDPMSSDEKSDGEGKSETSSHTSNNPKHSTDGSNTLEVRTQGPILTASGKNPVMELNEKRRGLKYELISESGGSHDKRFVMEVEVDGQKFRGAGPNKKVAKASAALAALEKLFSGPNAAANKKKKILPQSHCVRIQTKGVLAAAAAASAIAAQLARGRGRAALARGPFISAAAPGYVTQGFGTPYGFSPAAAAAPAYGLPKRMLLLPVMNMPAYTIPHYHFF
- the strbp gene encoding spermatid perinuclear RNA-binding protein isoform X1; its protein translation is MRSFRSFSNDDRHVMAKHSTIYPSSHELEAVQTLVSTVEGALKHVSDWLDQSSSNVHSQVDGQPADRTEEAATGDEPSNETEDSPDSYREPSSGGVLCGVMRIGLVAKGLLIKGDMDLELVLMCRDKPTQTLLDTVCHNLPTQIEKLTEEKYEVTSSLPEAAILVRTTTDPNLTLTIILTSPSMREDEEEEEEEEEEEEEEEEELENGEERREEKEEEEEKKKVDDEKEEQEKQNGRVLGAAAQRVEAEEEEEGEVLDRHRCLLALAALRHTKWFQARVNGLKSCVIVLRILRDMCNRHPVWEPLKGWPLELVCEKAIATCNRPLGAGEALRRVMECLASGILLPGGPGLHDPCEKEPTNTLANMTDQQAEAITYRAQQALRLMAFGHVYKVLEMEPLPSNKPSQKYPWSDKEGLGLKRPYEDGAMDDKDLIKKMKRNLRKVLDSKAIDSNQPMNALMRLNQIRPGLQYRLLSQSGPVHAPVFTMSVDLDGTIYEASGSSKKTAKLHVAVKVLQAMGYPTGFDSDLDPMSSDEKSDGEGKSETSSHTSNNPKHSTDGSNTLEVRTQGPILTASGKNPVMELNEKRRGLKYELISESGGSHDKRFVMEVEVDGQKFRGAGPNKKVAKASAALAALEKLFSGPNAAANKKKKILPQSHCVRIQTKGVLAAAAAASAIAAQLARGRGRAALARGPFISAAAPGYVTQGFGTPYGFSPAAAAAPAYGLPKRMLLLPVMNMPAYTIPHYHFF
- the strbp gene encoding spermatid perinuclear RNA-binding protein isoform X2, with protein sequence MRSFRSFSNDDRHVMAKHSTIYPSSHELEAVQTLVSTVEGALKHVSDWLDQSSSNVHSQVDGQPADRTEEAATGDEPSNETEDSPDSYREPSSGGVLCGVMRIGLVAKGLLIKGDMDLELVLMCRDKPTQTLLDTVCHNLPTQIEKLTEEKYEVTSSLPEAAILVRTTTDPNLTLTIILTSPSMREDEEEEEEEEEEEEEEEEELENGEERREEKEEEEEKKKVDDEKEEQEKQNGRVLGAAAQRVEAEEEEEGEVLDRHRCLLALAALRHTKWFQARVNGLKSCVIVLRILRDMCNRHPVWEPLKGWPLELVCEKAIATCNRPLGAGEALRRVMECLASGILLPGGPGLHDPCEKEPTNTLANMTDQQAEAITYRAQQALRLMAFGHVYKVLEMEPLPSNKPSQKYPWSDKEGLGLKRPYEDGAMDDKDLIKKMKRNLRKVLDSKAIDSNQPMNALMRLNQIRPGLQYRLLSQSGPVHAPVFTMSVDLDGTIYEASGSSKKTAKLHVAVKVLQAMGYPTGFDSDLDPMSSDEKSDGEGKSETSSHTSNNPKHSTDGSNTLEVRTQGPILTASGKNPVMELNEKRRGLKYELISESGGSHDKRFVMEVEVDGQKFRGAGPNKKVAKASAALAALEKLFSGPNAAANKKKKILPQTKGVLAAAAAASAIAAQLARGRGRAALARGPFISAAAPGYVTQGFGTPYGFSPAAAAAPAYGLPKRMLLLPVMNMPAYTIPHYHFF